Sequence from the Ziziphus jujuba cultivar Dongzao chromosome 9, ASM3175591v1 genome:
AAAAATGGCATCTCTTTCTGGGTTTGGTTTTGGGTCACAAGCAAAATGCTCTGCCAGTGCTAGTGGTAGTGATAATGGGTTCTCTACTCTCATTGATTATGTGGGCAAAGGAGGAATTGATGTGGGAGATGATCTGGTGGTGTTGCTCTCTCATATTCAGTTTGCTTGCAAGAGAATTGCAGCTCTTGTGGCTTCTCCTTTCAATTCCAGCCTTGGGAAGCAGACGGGTCGGGTCGATGGCAGCAGTGTGGCTGGTGGGTCGGATAGGGATGCACCTAAGCCATTGGATATTGTCTCAGTAAGTTGGATTACTTTTGAATAAATCCCAGAAAATCTCATTTTCACTtttgtatatgtttgtttttcttttcttttatctgattgtttttcttttcttttatctaaTGTGGAGTTTATATGGAATCAATAGTATGAatgttatgaaattttttgtattatagGGGTTCTTCAAGTTCTGGGAGTTTTGCTCTTTTTATCTAGTGTGAACGATTAGAGATTTTAACTTTGATTGTAGAAGCTTCAGtttacaatttcaaatttgatatcAAGGATGCTAGTTGGACTAAATGCTGTAAATGTAAATGGTTGAGACTCCAGTCTGAGAATTAAGCCTTCTATGAGAACTGGTTTTGTGGAGCAATTGCAACCTTATCTGTATGTATATGAATAAGAGCGTGACCCAATCTTGGGTTGCTTTTTTCAGGTGACCTAAAGGCTGTAGATTGATATGTGCCAGAAAATTTATGTCAAATGGTCTTAAGATAAGCCTATGACATGGTGTTTTAGTATCAGTCAAATCAACTAGGCTTTCTTTACAACCAAAATGATGACAAGAACAAACATTTCTGACTAACTGAtttagtttcctttttacagaATGAGATAATTTTATCTTCTCTTAGAAATTCCGGAAAAGTTGCTGTCATGGCTTcagaagaagataataatcCAATTTGGATAACAGATGATGGACCATTTGTGGTGGTAACAGATCCTCTAGATGGTTCTCGGAATATTGATGCATCTATTCCCACTGGAACGATTTTTGGGATTTATAGACGCCTTGTGGAATTGGATCATCTACCCAGGGAGGAAAAGGCTCAGCTGAATTCACTTCAGAGTGGAACTAGGCTAATAGCTGCTGGCTATGTTCTCTATTCGTCAGCCACATTATTCTGCACCAGTTTTGGTTCAGGAACACATGCATTTACCCTGGATCATTCAACTGGAGATTTCATTCTCACGCATGCAAACATTAAAATTCCAACACGAGGTAACACCATTGAAATTCTACCGCTCAATATAGCACATATGATGATTTCTACAAAATATACACTTCCAGTAAAACAGGTGTAAATgccataaacaaaattaaactagACTACATCAAAACAATAATGGCTatccaaagaaaaaattaagaaaggAACCTATATACACTGGCTAGTACCTATTATGTGAGCATGGATTGTTTATCCATTCATTTTCTAGAGCTACGAGTTAACAAGATTACAGTGACTAAATTTTGTTGTCATCCGGCTATCAGGATTTAATAGTAGAATGTGCATTGATAGTTGAGTCTCAATCTGctattaaattttatcatcTCTTGCTCCTTTTCCTCGAGATCTATAATTAGGACTATATATTGTTGTCAAATTTAATGATGAATCATATCGAAAGATGATGGCATAGGGTCTCATGATGGGTTACTATgttaatttgaaaaactttgattACATAAATTTCaagataaataacaaaaatcttCAATTCCTCAATAACTCATTTGGTTTGCTGTCGTGTAATCATTTGAGTTGTTAAGTGATGGACCACATATTAACTGAAAAAATGGACCACACATTAACTGAAAAATGGGTCATACGAACACAACCACATCATTATGACTCCTATATTCGGAGAGGATTTGAATAATTCTGTTCTTTAAATCTCATTCCAAGATAAGTAAATTCATTGGTGAACTACAGTAGTCTTTTTCCTTTCAATTGCAATATCATTTTGATTTCATGTGACCTTTAAACAATGCAAGAATAAGCTTTTGTATCCCTTTATAACGGGTTTGTGTTCTTCAGGACAAATCTATTCTGTAAACGATGCACGATATTTTGACTGGCCTGAAGggttaagaaaatatatagacAATGTGAGGCAAGGGAAAGGTAGATATCCGAAAAAGTATTCGGCTCGTTATATCTGTTCTCTGGTAGCTGATCTTCATAGGACTTTATTGTACGGTGGAGTTGCAATGAATCCAAGGGACCATCTTCGTCTAGTATACGAAGCAAACCCTCTTAGCTTTCTTGTGGAACAAGCTGGAGGAAAAGGTTCTGATGGTAAAAATAGGATTCTTTCAATTCAACCAGTCAAGCTGCATCAGAGGCTGCCTCTGTTTTTGGGGAGTTCAGAGGACATAGACGAGTTAGAGAGTTATGGAGATGTACAGCAGAAAGTGAACCCTGGATATGAAGTTTAATGCTATGCTTATAAGCCAGAAATTCCAGTGAAGATGTTATGAATGAACATGGGATTGTTTTATGCTTAAGGTTCTCATTGTGGTCCTCAAATTCCTTAATGCATTTACATTCCCGCTTGTAGGGGTTTTAACTGTCCAAATtatcttccttcttttttgtgtttttttttttttgtttttgtttttgttttttttgtttgggtccCCATCTCATCTCAGGCTCGTCAGCAATCTACATTGGAATGAAGAGTTTTGGAATGGAAAAATCATGTGATGTATCATatcttgtttcttttcttttttatattctgTACTTTTACGTGTAAATTGCACTCAATGTCAATAAATgtgctattttatattttttgtatttttatgtgGGGTGGAAGACTTGTAATTAGAATCATTGATTGAAGAAACAATTGCTTTGTCACTAGTTTGTTCCTGTAACATAAATGATATACCACCTCAATAAAGATACACGGTTAATGCCAAAAAGAGTAAgtgttcaatttatatattattctctTCATgtataatgttttaaaaaacaatctttttgtcatttatttttacaaacttCTTTACTCAAAACAAACTTTTATaagaatttttcatatttatgtagaatttaaaccaatttttaattcttatatgcctaaatcatttaaaaaaattttaaattattaacaaattttaattataaatttttttaggcTGGAATATTAACTAAAAGTTACGAATATGTAAGaaaactaaattatatatatatatatatatatttggtcgcATACTAAATGTATAGTTTtttaatgctatatatatagttatttgtttctacttatttatttatttatttttatctcacTTTAAAGTTGAGCCAATGGTTCCGTGTTTTTGGTACTAAttaaactttcatttttttttctttttatttatttattttttatattagatatatgAGGGGTCTCATTCAGAATTATTATACGAAAAAACTTGTTTAAAGCAATgggtaaaaatatatgtataattactATGATAGTTAATTATTAAACTTGGACAACTAGACGATTTATTCATGTAGAAAATGATACATGGCACTGAACCATTTATAACATCGAAAGGGAAAACGTGTTATGGAAAATTATGTGAGATTATTTTGAAAGATATATTCGACTAATTCATTTAAGGATCATCTAACTAGGTATTATTAATAACATGCAGAATGTTTTGGTTGGCCATGGAGGGGCTTTTGTCATTAAATGCTTCAGAGCCTTTTGTTCATAATCCATGGGAAGTTTTACTTCCTCTCACCTAATCACAACATGACAGGGACTATCAAAACTCAAAAGGTACATCTTCTATTGATCTAGGAATAGAATTAATATCAGAAATAAGTATAGCCCCTGTAACCTTTGCTCGCATAATTTGTCCTTTTGAGTGAGAATATAACCCCAGTTACATAATTCCTGAACTTCCAAtgattaacccaaaaaaaaaaaaaaaaaagaatggttaTTGAGTCTCATTAGAAAATACttgcttttattttcattttggaattaaaagacttttaaaaaaaattaaaaacattctaattaacaataaatctttttttggaagaaatgaTCCATAGACATGCAAAACAAAAGATAATGCATTTACGTAAGTACTACCTCATTTATAACCTTATCAACTCTTGATGTTATTtttactccaaaaaaaaaaaaaaaaaatgaaactctTAATGTCTTTAGGTCAATCTTATCTATgtaaaaacacatatatatatatatatatttttttttttaatttgtttttcccaTCTTTTAACTACTTTTAacgtttttaattttcaaaaagcaaAGTTTGCTGACTGTGGTTGGACTTGGACTGGCTAATATTGACCGtaactacaattttttttttttcttgtttattttacttttccccatatatatttttgactaAATGGTACGTAGGACTGATTCAGAAAACTTTTGTTAATGTTTATTAATAAATCTAGCCCCGGCAAACCTACCTGGATATACATTGTTGACaacttatagatttttttaatatatattttactatattattttcaaCATCGTAGAAAATTTTCTTGCTATAATTAATCTTTTTGGAGGAGAAACTATGCGTACCATCCTTGGTTACAACCTCTAAAGGTTCCCAACGGTTTAGACTGTAGGATGAGAAAAAGAAATCCAGCTTTGGCATAACACGGCATATGGCTCGTGGCTCCTTTAGGTTTTTCTGATTCCATAAGGGGCATTAATGTACACACATTTCTATATGTaacatttttatgttttttactttttattatcaaaatcttGATTTGAGTAGTtataatgattaaaaagaaaaagaaaaaaaaagtatttagtACTGGCTAGTAATTAATAATGGTATAGTTATCAAAATAGTTGAATTTGTTGATTCTCGGATATGAAGATATCAAATGGGCTACATCAAACTGGCATGCCCAGTAACCCATGTAGGATATTTGAAACATTTTCGtagttattattaaatttatttatcaattgatatgtattaaaatattattagttaatatatttatataatctaaatatataaagatgaaattttaaataaataagataattaaaaaataaatcaattaaatgttaccatgttatttgataaataaatttaataaatttaacattattaaattaataattttatttatttatttatttttatgaattagtACTAACATGAGTATTGTCTCAAACGTCataatagcaatttttttttttaagtaacaattatttcatgaaAAAAGCACATAACGAGGGACACAAAGTAGATACGGATATGGCctcatcaaattctttttttttttttttttttaaatgaatcaaATTCGTtcaataaaagaattttttatttttttgttatttacaatttcaaaattttgttgtgccctccttttaattaaaaaagagaaaagtttTATATTTGTCTCTTCCTCTCACTTACCTTAATTTTGCCCCAGTTCTAGAAAGATTAAATTGTGTATTTCTTTCtcacttatatataaatatatacatatatatataatttttatataataataacaccACGAGGATTTTATGATACAAATATTCTATGTGtttcatgataaaaaagaaaaaacaaagttatattatttatgttggttgccatataaaaaaataaattatcaatgaaattttataaaattcaattaaccttttataataattgttaattgGGAATCCATACAAAACTAACACGGTTATTACTACTCTTTTTAGATTGTATTTACAAAACTActctttttagattttatttacaaaatcaaaatatatttaaatgatgtaacaatatttaattgatctaactcatcatataaaatatatttattatataaaatttttactgtGTCCTTCTTATATTAGAgctgtatatgtgtatatatatatttgatttttttaaacttttctttttctttttgctcgAATCCTTccttaaaaagttatatatatatatatatatatatatatgttggggtgaaaaggttatgaccaagagcaagctagcttgaagtatTAGCAACAATTAAGTTTTTGGTGATGcttttgggaatggttgtgtgagttgtgtttttagggttcctagagtgttttaagatattgaagaagagatgagaagaagggaaCCACTTGGTTTTtgaaatgaggcttggatgtatACCCATCTCATTAATTCAACAATATAAGTATGAAATTACAACTAATTGACACATgtcaagcatgtgagcttacaaaatgagtaaagtatttgaaatttaaaaataaaatggtcaacacctaacttttcatacacaaaagaggtaaaaaatcAGCTACAACATGTCTATTTCAAATATAGCAAAAAGCgacacatggtttgaactaagtttcTATTGCTTAattagtttgggtaaacaaacaaactagcttcacctacttagttcccttttgtatctgcttataaaacttggtttgaggcatccttggtcatcaataaatattgcttCAAGAGCTAGGAaggttctggaaccggatcatgggccaaacagctccaaaactgacacatactctgcatactgggcccatcagatacagcaatatgcttggaataaaaaatggaatttcCCATGttattttgacctgaaatttgaatcatagtcttctatatatgtctatagacatccatcaaaatttcagctcaaaactccatttgcaatctgagatataagataaacagtggacctatgttgctggaaattatgaatccagcactataggcatttcaagcataatgttcctactcttttgtgcatagttttgcatatacttttgcatacataacttagacacaaaacattatcaaaatatacctcgcatcaattaaaaacatataaaaaaatataaactcataaaagaaaagaagataataccaaggtgtgcatgctagccggtgagtgcaccatcaagtggcaaaattgccacacttcaacaatatatacatatatatatatatatattgtaaatacttttaacaaattatatgtatatactttTTAATTCTATATTTAGATTTATGGAATAAGAGGAATAGGAAGTAAACGATTATATACCTTGTATGGATAATAAAAATGATGTGAAAAAGAAAGGACAATGAAAAAAATGGAAtgaattgatttttcatttttatcagATCTTGTATTCCTTTCAAAATTGACGGAAAACGCATGAAagtgaaaagtatttaataatttttttaatattccaaattttccttattattattgcatgaaaataatttttacctTTCATATCATTTCAATTCCTTCTCATTTGTTATatctaaataacaatttttaacaaatattttcctttcctttgctcataaatttatcatttctttCGCTTTCCTCCCTTAATTCCAAATATAGTGTAAAGTATGCATCTTCTCAACTTCCAAGTCTATCTTAATTtgctttccaaaaaaaaaaaaaaaaaaaaaaattctatcttaatttgagaaaaaaaaattagggagaTTTTTCAACTTTAACTGAACTAAATGGAAACAAAATTTTCGttgttaaataatattaagttgaataaaatattactcacttttttatttaataagtaattatttttgtatttatagtttaaattcttttttaaaactattttattaaataaaataatcatttctTAATTGCATTAAAcaattttttccttatttacAAAACGACTATCCTTTtgctaaaaagaaaaacaaaacagctATCAAATAcgtataaagaaaaaaaattactcacCTCCCCCAATCTTTTGTcaatattacaaaaaatttctctcgacttaaaatatttttcattgacacacttttagaatatatatatatatatatgtatatatatatatatatatattttcctcccTTTCATCTGTGACTTTGACGTAATATTCACTTTCTAAGCTTTTTAAGtttccaaaaattcaaaatattttttttaaatctttaaaaggATCACTTCAAATCAGTTTTATTTAGCCAATAGTTATATTTCCagaataaaatttcataattttaaaaatatatatatatatatatatattttatttatgaaataaatttccatataaaacaataaataatataaaaataaaaatctaaattagtAGAAACATAGAAATTTGGCATGGGACGGTGTAAAAGGAGAAGATAAGAGGAAAGCTCTGCAAATTGCAAAAGAAGCAACGGCAGATTAAGTATCGGAATTAAAAAGCAAATGTATGTGCAGAAGCAACTTCTAGGGCCTGGAACGGGTCCCAAACCCGTACCCAGTCAGAAGGTCACCGTTCACTGCACTACTTATGGTTATAACTTCTTGAAGGACCTCTTCATCTATACCGGCTATTGCTTGTGCAAAATTAGTACCTTTATAATGGTTTTTTTGATTGAATAATGTTATGCTTGCATAATCCATGGGAAACTTCCTTTAAGTTATACTCACAACACGGggacaattaattttttttttttgggttatatcATTAAAGCAATTTTTAAAGGTGATAGAGGTattgatacgaacttaggacgacctgctcctaaacccgtataatattagcccggatctttaattaagttcaagttctaatggaatggacctcaacccctaaccaacctgtggttagaaaccttggtataatgtagacgccacaataggggatggaaaacctattgataagtcaagctaaaacaaccaattctctaatggtgttttaggtgttctcaaagaacaaagagataattaatctcacaagtattttctcaatcaaatcaaagttgtattcatattgaaaaataagcctttaaataggctttgaaagaaacaaagtaaaccctaaataccctaggtaaaacaagccacacaataaagagttctatggtggccgaaattctcactcctttcctaatctaatttggattaattaattcctttattttgaattaggaattaattaatttacaatgaaaataataaaataataactttcctaaacttatttttccagaaaataaataaataaaaactaaaaagtaatggtaatttcctaaaacaaaaagtagaatcaaattaggaaactataatactagctttttgactaagttgactttgaccaatctttgaccaaattgagctccaaatcagcttctagatgctttataggattccaaataaactgaatatgaaggcccacacgttgcccatgcttggaaaaataagaaaaggctaatacagtacaatacagtaaagccagcaagcaatacagcaaattcggccaaattgttgaagctgtccgtacaagccctttttgattgcatttgaggctgctttaacttgattccatgacctcttaggcatatttattgaacccataaagcattggaaccatttcatgcttcccggactccaaaaatgtaccaaaaccgtcacccgggtccgtatcggcttccaccacttggatgcttcaaataggctttgtatcttcaagtatggacaagctctgttgagattgattaccctctgtataaataatcCCAgcttgcccttaaatctcttaatttgagctcttgtgattggcctagtcttcatccgtgtcgagtcaacaccccagcgggttatcggtgaagcgggctcgggcggaatcacatcattcccctcctcttgaaaaggatttgtcctcaaatcaagatcattacctgcagcaaaaggagttaaatcagcaacattaaatgcagcactcatgttatactcacccggtaaatcaagcttgtaggcattcttgttattcggctccaaaacttgaaaaggtccatccataggcggcatgagctttgaatttctttgattaggaaacctttcctttcgtaagtgcaacaaaaccaattctcctgggtcaaacactattacaacaaaatctagaaatacatgctcattatggtaaaaattacactttttaaagttagcaaacaatatttcccaaattttcaaattgccactaagtaaagctctcaacaatgtagataaagttctattcaataaagacatctttaaataagtgtccttaaaattcatggtcagcaatgatttcttattcataattactttattaacatcaccaaagctaagataaaaatttatatttttcctttcttgtcttccttttcctttctcactcacggccatctcaccttcctcactctcggcttttgcaccaaatttttcactcttggttttattaaaatctttccacacaacctgagtattagaagacttaccttggatagcaagctcaccttttccctcttgattggatggtagtccacttggaatttcatttaggAAGACATCtctaaattccttcaaaagagaaatcattgaacttggcaattcaagttcttcaaagttagtttgatcattaaaataattttctttataaatcatgactagcaaaggtttcttacactcaataaccttattaatatcccctaaactcaaataaaagttgc
This genomic interval carries:
- the LOC107427681 gene encoding fructose-1,6-bisphosphatase, chloroplastic → MQSPPNITAQVSPAPLLQPKLLHSPSKLLHSFSSPRNLFLGRTSFQGPKMASLSGFGFGSQAKCSASASGSDNGFSTLIDYVGKGGIDVGDDLVVLLSHIQFACKRIAALVASPFNSSLGKQTGRVDGSSVAGGSDRDAPKPLDIVSNEIILSSLRNSGKVAVMASEEDNNPIWITDDGPFVVVTDPLDGSRNIDASIPTGTIFGIYRRLVELDHLPREEKAQLNSLQSGTRLIAAGYVLYSSATLFCTSFGSGTHAFTLDHSTGDFILTHANIKIPTRGQIYSVNDARYFDWPEGLRKYIDNVRQGKGRYPKKYSARYICSLVADLHRTLLYGGVAMNPRDHLRLVYEANPLSFLVEQAGGKGSDGKNRILSIQPVKLHQRLPLFLGSSEDIDELESYGDVQQKVNPGYEV